A stretch of DNA from Natrinema halophilum:
ACTTTCACTGTCTACTAGAGGGGGATTACGCTGTAATCGGTGGATGGTATGCTCGTATAGCACGCCTTCCGTACCCGAGCATAGTGCTGCCGTCGCCACGTTTCCACGTCGCTCGTTCGTCCTGTTTTCTCGGTTACCGACCGAAAATACTGTATCCACTCGTCTATTTAATCCGCTGTTCGTACGCCTGCACGCGGTTCTGGATCTGATCGGTCACCGGGTGGGACCGTGCGAGAAATCTCGTGCTCCCGTTCGATCGGTCTTGCGTATCGTTCACTCTGACTTTTGTGGGCCTGCCGGGTCATCTGTCCACTCCGATTACACCCCTGTATTGGTCCTGCTTGGACCGACAGTGATCGCATCTATCGGATTGTAACGGATTTGTCGGTCCCGTCTGGTGACCGAGAACGGCGGGCTTCGATGGGCAACCTCTTCCTCGCACTAGCGCCATTCTACGGGGGTGATAGGCGAAACCGCGTGCTGGTTGCCGTTTCGCTCAGCAGTCGACAGTTTGAACGGGCCCAGCGCTCACCGTTTTTTGTATAACTAAACAATTGAGTATCATCGTCCAGCGCCTGAAAATCGTATGAGAGACGGCCGTCGTGGAGTTTGACCTCCAATATCCACATGTGAAAGACTAGTCGATCCACAGTCCGAAACTCGAGCAGTTCGGTTGCATGCTGGTTTGGATCGCTTCCAATTACACTCGTATGAGTGTAATATCGCGTGCCATGTTGACTGGAATTGAGTCCGGGTCAGTGTTTCCATCGTGGATCACGTCTCATTCACATCGCTCCCTGGAGTTTTGTATTACTAAAAACCGTCGCTTGCATGATCGCGGTGATCGGAACCGAATTCGGTAGTCGTCTGACAGACCATCTTGTGATGCGGTCATTGTCCCTGCAATCCGTCTCGGTCATGTCACGGTCATCGTTCGTTTCCAGGGACGGTGTCGCTATCGCTTGAGACGTTTCTCTACGTGGTCCGCAATAGCGTCCGACTTTTTGCTGGCAGCGAATTCGGGTATGTCGTCTACCTGTCCTCACACGGCGGAAAATTCGCACCGATCCCCACGTAGTACCTGAACGTACCCGTGAGATCGATATAGCTGCGGTGATCCCGTTTGCGGATTTCGATCGGTACGTCAATTTCCTCAACCACACTCTCCCACGGGCAGATATCGACTACGAGGAATAAACCGCCCGCGCCAGTGCATTTGAAACCGCGCTACTGATATCGATCGATCCAGCCCCTGTCAATGAAACCGCGATCGCTGCTGAGTCGAGTGTCTTGCCTCTTCTGCTCACCCTCTAACCAACGTATTTCAGGTGACCACAGAAGGCGTGCACAGTGGTCCAACTGTCGCGACGCCTGAAATAGGGACCGCGATTCTCGAAACGGTGGCGGCTGCCTACCCCCACCAGACCGCACACGAGCGTGCGTTTCTTGATCGCCGAACAGTGTTTCAATTGAAATGACGTTCGGACTCAGCGTCCTCTCACGTCCCGGCTAATCTACTCACCCGACGATCACGGCTAGAATGGCGACCCTTGAGTCGTTGAACCGAGTGACGCACTATTCCACTACCGCGACGAACAGATTTCCGCTCGTCACGCGTTCGCGAGTGAATGGTTCAGTGGCGGGTATTACATCGTGACTTTGGGTATCTCACCTCTCAAATTCACATGTGCTGATGCTGAACTGTATCTAGGTCTAAATGTCTATATAGTTTATTATCTATATATTTATTTCACTGGTAGTGGTCTATTTAACGGATGAGACACGATTCCTTTGAGAAGAATATATAGCTTGCAGAGAGGCGAACCGGACAGATGCAATCGAAACCGATTGAGGCTGTTCTTTTCACGGATCATGGGTATTTTCCTTCGTAAATATTCGGTTCGACAATAGGGTTTGTTGTGCGCAATACGATGTGTATGGTTAGCATCGCCCCCATAGTATAGCCGACATCCCCTTTGGAATCAGCGGCTTTGCCGGGATTTGAGTCGACAGCAATCGCCATAGCAACGGTAACACGGATCGAGAGATGGATTCCCGAAATCCCCGTACCTAATTTCTATGTAGGCTTCGCATTTCCTATGGCACCCTATAAGAAAACAGTATAACAGTTTAATATCGATTTGGATTAGAAAGCCATACCTGTCGAACGAAAATCACACTTGAAGAGTGTCGGAGACACGAAAGCGCTAACCAAGACGACTTTAAAACGAGTCGCACGCGAAAGAGCAGGGTAAACGCTGAGAAGACGGGTGCAAGTGTCTACACGAATCCCCTTCGATTGAAACTCTTTACAACACACAATCGTCAGAGAGTTTCGTCCGCCTTCTGTGCATCTTCGATTGATAGACTGCGGTTTGATTCCGTAAAACGCCAGGCCGGAAGACCTTGCTGAGATGTGGCCGACAATTCATCCATCCAATAGCGTCACCTGGGGGGTCTTCTGCGTTCACTCTGGGAGACAATTTCCCCACAGCGTCTTGTCACGATCACAACGGCTACAACCTGGCATCGGTCGTCTTGAGTCACACGCGACTGGGGGCGTCTGACCTTCATTACAGGGCGAAACCGGGTTCGAGGTTTCGGCTTCCAGACTCGAGTCCCTGGGGGGATCTCAAGGGGTGATCGGAACGACGTTTTCGGCTGACCACTCATTGGTCACGAGCGCATGCACGACCACGAGGACGACGACGACGAACACGATGAGTGCTCCATCGACCAGCGACGACAGCAACCCGAGTGAGACAATCAACGTCGTCGCGCAAGCAGGCGGATGGCTCGTTTCGGTCGCGAGCATTCCGCCTGACGTGAGCGTAACGGCGAGTACACCACTGGCGACGAGACGCAACTGTGAGGCTGCGAGCATCGGCGCACTCGTGGTCACCTCGAGCCCTGGCGCGATGGTGTGGTACGCTATCAACCCGGCGACGACACCGATGAAGTGTCCGCCGACGATTCTTCGCGGACTGGTAACTTCGGCGTTCCCAACAGTTGCTAACAGAAAGGCAGAGGGTCCGAGACTCGGGAAAAGCAGGGTCCGCCCGGTCACCCAGGCAAGTAATCCGGGGACCGCGAGCAGCACGCCGACGTACAGCGTCGAAACCGTTGCTCCCTCTCTCATATCCGCCGCTTTGTCAGCACGGACTCATATACTGCTCGTTGCGAAAATTTGTGCACCCGAAGTCGGACGACAGCTCTGATAATCGAACGAATCGTTCCGAAAGCGTCGGGATCGGTTTTCGTCATACGGTCCGATATCCCGTCTCATCAGCCCTTCAGGCTGACAATCATATCTTTTACTCGACGAAGAATTAACACGCAAAACTTTATTACCAGTCGATAAGGAGTATTGTATCATGTCGAACCAAGACATGACAAAAACGAAAAATACCGAGAATAAAACGCTCCACCGGCGTCGTGTTCTCGGCGCGGTGGGTGCCACAGGGGGGCTGGCGCTCGCCGGCTGCCTCGGTGGCGGAGGATCAAAAGCTGAGTCGCTCGACGAGGTGATCGACGGAGACCTCGAGGAAAGCGAGTACGAACCACTCGAGATCGGTCACTGGTGGACCGCAGGTGGTGAAAAGGACGCATTCGAGGCTCTCAGGTCGGGATTCGAAGAGAAACACCCCGACATCGACGTGAAATCGCAGGAATCTCCTGGTGGTGGCGGAAGCGCACTCGAAACGGACGTTCGAAGCCAGTTCGTCGACAACAATCCGCCGAGTACGTTCCAGATCTGGCCTGGGCAGGCCCTGACAACGTATACGCAAGACGACTGGTTGTTCGACATCGGCGAACACGTCTGGAAGAGCGATATGCAGGACGCCTACCTTTCGGGCCCCAAGGAGCAGGCTCAGATCGACGGGACCTACTATGCGGTTCCACTCAATATCCACCGGCTCAACAACGTTTTCTACAACGTCTCGGTGCTCGAGGATGCGGGCGTCGACCCGAACTCCCTCGAAAGCCCCGGCGACTTCGTCGATTCGCTTGCGACCATCGGAGACGCCGGTTACACCGGCTTCGCACAGTCGAGTAACGATACGTTCATGCTGGTTCAGTTGTGGGCGATGACGTTGCTCGGGGAGGGCGGCGCTGAAACCTACGATTCGGTTATCAGTGGAAACGTCTCCGATAACGAAGACACCGTTCGCAGCTCGCTCGAACGGGTCGTGGAGTTCTCGGAGTACTTCCCCGACGACGCAAGTTCCGTCGCGTGGGACGAGGCCAACGGCGACGTGATCGCCGGTGACGCTGCGTTCCACCACAACGGCGATTGGGCCGCCGGTGAATATCTCAGCGAGGACGGATTCGACTACGAAGAAGACTGGGACTACATTCC
This window harbors:
- a CDS encoding HPP family protein, producing MREGATVSTLYVGVLLAVPGLLAWVTGRTLLFPSLGPSAFLLATVGNAEVTSPRRIVGGHFIGVVAGLIAYHTIAPGLEVTTSAPMLAASQLRLVASGVLAVTLTSGGMLATETSHPPACATTLIVSLGLLSSLVDGALIVFVVVVLVVVHALVTNEWSAENVVPITP
- a CDS encoding ABC transporter substrate-binding protein, with the translated sequence MTKTKNTENKTLHRRRVLGAVGATGGLALAGCLGGGGSKAESLDEVIDGDLEESEYEPLEIGHWWTAGGEKDAFEALRSGFEEKHPDIDVKSQESPGGGGSALETDVRSQFVDNNPPSTFQIWPGQALTTYTQDDWLFDIGEHVWKSDMQDAYLSGPKEQAQIDGTYYAVPLNIHRLNNVFYNVSVLEDAGVDPNSLESPGDFVDSLATIGDAGYTGFAQSSNDTFMLVQLWAMTLLGEGGAETYDSVISGNVSDNEDTVRSSLERVVEFSEYFPDDASSVAWDEANGDVIAGDAAFHHNGDWAAGEYLSEDGFDYEEDWDYIPFPGTAGMYALNMDSFVFPKSNPSPNATLAFLRYVGTPDAQRRFNEKKGSIPPRTDVDTEEYTDFHKRQIEQFQSSDTQPPSMAHGLALSPGKQSDVERVMTSMAEQWDADKAYDGIVDALE